The sequence below is a genomic window from Aureispira sp. CCB-E.
CATCTTGGAATTTATGTTCTTAAAGTATTTGAGTGATAAGTGGAGAGATACTTATGACCAAATGAAGGAACAATATGGAGATAACGAAGAACTAATCAAGCGTAAAATGAGTCGCCAGCCTTATCAGCTTCCTGAAGGATGTAGCTTTTATGATTTGGTAAATAATATGGATCAACCTGATTTGGGGGAGCGTATTAATAAGATGGTTGCCAAGATAGAGGATGAGAACAAGCAAAAATTAGAAGGTGTTTTTAATGCCGATTTTAACTCAAATAAGATTGGTGATGAAAAGAGTAAAAACGAACGCCTCAAAAATCTAATCAACGACTTTAACGATTCTAAGTTGGATTTCCGTCCTTCTGTAATTGGTAGTATTGATATTATTGGAGACTCCTATATGTTCTTGATTGAGCGTTTCGCTTCTGGCTCTGGTAAGAAGGGAGGTGAATTCTTTACCCCACACAATATATCTGTATTGTTGGCCAAGTTAATGCAACCCAAAGCAGGGAGTCGTATTTGTGATCCAACTTGTGGTTCTGGATCTTTACTGATTACGGTGGCCGATGAAGTCAAAGATAGTGAGGGCAAAAAGAGTAGAGATTTTGCGCTTTATGCTCAAGAGAGTAACCGCAACACTTGGGCATTGTGTAAAATGAATATGTTCTTACACAATATGGACGATGCACATACTGCTTGGGGAGATACGATTCGAAACCCTAAACACATCGAAGGAGACAAGCTCAAAACTTTTGATGTTGTCGTTGCCAATCCTCCTTTTAGTTTAGATAAGTGGGGAGCTGACAGTGCTGCCAATGATATATTCAACCGCTTTGCGATGGGCGTGCCTCCTAAATCTAAGGGAGATTATGCTTTTATATCTCATATGATTGCCTCTGCGCATCATGGAACAGGTAAAGTTGGTGTAATTGTACCGCATGGTGTACTATTTAGAGGAAGTAGTGAAGGCAAAATTCGTAAGCAATTGATTGAGAACAATTACTTAGAAGCGGTTGTTGGTTTACCTCAGAATCTTTTCTTTGGGACAGGTATTCCAGCAGCTATTTTGATATTCAATAAAGGAAAAACGAATACAGATGTGCTCTTTGTAGATGCAAGTAAGGAATATATTGCAGGTAAGAACCAAAATGAATTGGGAACAGAACATGTCCAAAAAGTAGTGGCTATTTACAATCAATTCAAAGAAGGGAAGGCGATTAATGAAGGAGAAGGCGTGGTATTAGTAGATAAGTTTGCTTATCGAGCGACTTACGACGAAATTGAGGAGAACGACTTTAATCTTAATATTCCTCGTTATGTAGATACCTTCGAAGAAGAAGCTCCTGTTGATATTGCTGCCACCCAGAAGGAGATTAAAAATTTGGAAGCTGAATTGACCGATGTTCGAAAAGAAATGGATGCTTATTTGAAGGAGTTAAACTTGATAGATTAATGGAATTGGAAACTATTGAGCAAATCATAGGTCGTTTGGATGCCTTGAGGGATGAATTAAATACTTATCGTCCTATTCCTGCGGATCGAATGAATCGAATTATGCAAAAGTTGCGTTTGGACTGGAACTTCAATTCCAACAGTATGGAGGGGAACACCTTGACCAAACAGGAAACTCAAAAATTGCTTCATTATGGAATTACTGCCAAGGGAAAACCTTTGCGAGATCACATTGAGATGCAAGGGCATGACAAGGCACTCAAGAAGTTGGAAGCGATTGTGCACAAAGATTTGAAATTGACTGAAACCTTGATGAAGGATTTTCATAAAATGATCTTGGCAGAAAGTGAATCCTTGACCGAAAAGAATGTGGAAATTAATCCTGGTGAATGGAAGAAGCATCCTAATTATTTGTTGAGCCCTACTGGAGAACGGATTGATTTTGCAGCACCTGATCAAGTACCTGATTTGATGTCTGAACTGATCAATTGGACGAATAATCATTTATACCAAGAAGAACTGAACCGTCATAAAAAGAAAAAATATACTTTGCACCCATTGGTAGTGGCTTGTATCTTTCACAAGCGCTTTATTGCTATTCATCCTTTTGGGGATGGAAATGGGCGTATGGGGCGTATCTTGATGAATTTGATTTTGATGCAAAACGGCTTTATGCCTGCAATTGTACCACTCAAAAGTAGGGATAGCTATTATTTGGCATTAAATGATAGTACAGCAGAAGATATGCGTCCTTTGGTGGAGTATGTTGGACGGAATTTGATTCAGTCGATGGAGTTGGCGATAGAGGGTGCTAAGGGGAATGCTGTGGAGGAGCCTGAAGATTGGGCTAAAGAAATTGATATCTTTAAAAGCAAGCTGCTTAAAAAGAAAGAAAAAGAGGAGCGAAAATTATTATCTCATATCGAACTAGTGATAGAAGCGGCTGATTTAAATATTCCTCCTGTTCTAGAACGTATTGCAAGTAAATTTAGCCCTCTATGCAAACTATACAAAACCTATGGTTTTAATGTGAGTTTAAATGGAAGGGAAATCGTCGCTGTCCAAGAAATCAAGCAAGAGGTTATCGATTTTTCCTCAAAAGAAATCAAGGAACAGGTTTATAACAGTAATGGAAATATAGATGTAGTGGTGGAGTGGCATTTACTGTACTTTCAATATGGAAATCCCAAACGATACAATACGATTAATTATATTTGGTCTATTCATTTTTATAAAGAAAACTATGAGTTGAAATTTAATTTAGATGAATCTTCATCTATAAGATTGACTTATCAAGAATCTATTACTGAAGAGCATTTATCAATAATAGATCAAACAGCCCATAAAATATTAAAAGTACTTAATACAGAGTTGTTATAACCTGATAAAAAACAAAGAGGAGAATAATTGAATAGCAATTTGTGATGATAATAAAAGAAGAAGACTACCCCAAATTAAACTTGATCGACTAATGGATTGGAAAAAATACATAGAAAAAATAAACGCCATTCAAAAAGAAATTGCTCAATTGCCACCATTATCAGTAGAGCAAAAAAGCAAACTGTGGTATAGAATCCGTTTGGATTGGAATTATCATTCTAATGCAATGGAAGGGAATACTTTAACCATAAGCGAAACAGCAACTTTGTTGGTACACGGTTATCATGCAGGAAATAAGTTAGGAAGACACTACGAAGAAATGAAATTGCACAATGATGTGCTCTTTTATTTATTAGATATTGTTCGAGAGGATAGAGCGATCAATGCAACCTTGATTAGAGAATTGCATGCTGCTATGATGGGAGAAAATTACAATATAGATGCACAGGATCCAAATGGAAATCTCATACAAGTGAACGGTCGACCTGGGCAGTATAAAAACAAACCCAATTTTGTTGAAAGGGGAACAAAGAAGTATTCTTATACAAGTGTAGAGGACGTTGAGCCTAAAATGCAGGAGTTGGTGGAGTGGTTAAGAATAGAAGAAGAAAAAAAAGAATTGCACCCTGTTCAAATTGCAACCACCTTTCATGTCCGTTTTGTCACCATTCATCCTTTTGACGATGGGAATGGGCGTATTGGACGTATTTTGATGAATCTAATTTTGATGCGAGCGGAATTGGCGCCTGCCATTATCCCTAGAGAGGACAAACCAACGTATTTAGATGCTTTGGTCATTGCACAGGATACGAAGCTAAAGAATCAAGTACCTTTGCTCAATTTGATTGCCAAGGAAACATTTAATGCCATGGAATTGCGCCTAAAAGCTTATCGGGGTGAATCTTTGGAACGTCAAGACGATTGGGAGAAGGAAGTTGCTCTATTAAAACAAGAATTAGAAGCCGTCAAAAGTCCTGTATTAAAGATGTCAGCAGAATTGATTCGAGATTGTGTGTTGGGCTCTATTGAGCCTTTATTTCATCGCTTTGCTGAAAAAATGAACGACAACTTTGACCATTTTTTCTTAGAACATGAAACTTTTTATGGGGTAGATCAAACGGATTATGATAACAAAGAAGCTTTTGAGGAGGAGTTGATGAAAAAGGTGAATCCTACTACCTTGGATATACAGGAGGTGCGAGTAGGCATTCGCTTAAAGGGGTTTAAATTGCCTGACTATGAGAATTTTTCAATTAATGAAGCCATTAAGGTGCATTTTTCAAATTATAATTATGAAGTGTTCATAGATGGAAGACAGAAGGACTCTAATATCATAAAACGTTATTCTGAAGCAGTCTCTCAAGAGGAAGGCAATGCTTTAATTGCTCAAGTTGGGAAAAAGGTGACGGCTCGTATCCAACATATTGTTCAACGTGCTAAAAATGAGAATAACAATGGAAACTAGACAAGGATATCAGAAAACTAAGTTGGGGTGGATTCCTGAAAATTGGGGAGAAGACAATTTGGGCAACCTTAGTACTTATACAAAAGGATATGCTTTTAAATCTAAGGACTATTGTGAAAATGGTATTAGAGTAATTAGAATTTCTGATACGAATGCAAATTCTATTAAAGATAGTAATCCTATTTATATCTCTGAAGGGAAAGCTTTAACTTTTGAAAAGTGGAAATTATATACTAATGATTTGGTTTTTACTACAGTTGGCTCAAGACCTCCATTATACGATTCTATGGTTGGCAAAGTGATAAAAGTAGAAGAAAAATATTCAGATTCCCTTTTGAATCAAAATGCAGTGATTATACGAGGAATAGAAAAACAAATAAATCAAATATTTTTATTTAATCAATTTAAAACTAAACGTTATTTACGATATATAGAAACAATTGTTAGAGGGAATGCAAATCAAGTAAGTATTACATTAAAAGATTTATTTAAATTTAGAATTCCTCTCCCCCCATTACCAGAACAAAAAAAGATAGCCCAAATCCTATCCACATGGGACAAAGCCATCGAAAAGAAAACGCAGCTTATCGAGCAGAAGAAGCTCCTGAAGAAGGGCTTGATGCAGCAGTTGTTGACTGGTAAGACAAGATTTGATGGGTTTGTCCAAAATCATAAATTTCAGAAAAGTAAACTCGATGATTTCTCATTAGATTGGGAAATGGTAAAATTGGGTGATTTGTATGATAGACTAAGTACGGGAATGACTCCAAGCCGAAAATATCTAGAGTATTTTCAAGGAGATA
It includes:
- a CDS encoding type I restriction-modification system subunit M, giving the protein MSQRPTQSEINNALWKACDTFRGVVDPDDYKNYILEFMFLKYLSDKWRDTYDQMKEQYGDNEELIKRKMSRQPYQLPEGCSFYDLVNNMDQPDLGERINKMVAKIEDENKQKLEGVFNADFNSNKIGDEKSKNERLKNLINDFNDSKLDFRPSVIGSIDIIGDSYMFLIERFASGSGKKGGEFFTPHNISVLLAKLMQPKAGSRICDPTCGSGSLLITVADEVKDSEGKKSRDFALYAQESNRNTWALCKMNMFLHNMDDAHTAWGDTIRNPKHIEGDKLKTFDVVVANPPFSLDKWGADSAANDIFNRFAMGVPPKSKGDYAFISHMIASAHHGTGKVGVIVPHGVLFRGSSEGKIRKQLIENNYLEAVVGLPQNLFFGTGIPAAILIFNKGKTNTDVLFVDASKEYIAGKNQNELGTEHVQKVVAIYNQFKEGKAINEGEGVVLVDKFAYRATYDEIEENDFNLNIPRYVDTFEEEAPVDIAATQKEIKNLEAELTDVRKEMDAYLKELNLID
- a CDS encoding Fic family protein — protein: MELETIEQIIGRLDALRDELNTYRPIPADRMNRIMQKLRLDWNFNSNSMEGNTLTKQETQKLLHYGITAKGKPLRDHIEMQGHDKALKKLEAIVHKDLKLTETLMKDFHKMILAESESLTEKNVEINPGEWKKHPNYLLSPTGERIDFAAPDQVPDLMSELINWTNNHLYQEELNRHKKKKYTLHPLVVACIFHKRFIAIHPFGDGNGRMGRILMNLILMQNGFMPAIVPLKSRDSYYLALNDSTAEDMRPLVEYVGRNLIQSMELAIEGAKGNAVEEPEDWAKEIDIFKSKLLKKKEKEERKLLSHIELVIEAADLNIPPVLERIASKFSPLCKLYKTYGFNVSLNGREIVAVQEIKQEVIDFSSKEIKEQVYNSNGNIDVVVEWHLLYFQYGNPKRYNTINYIWSIHFYKENYELKFNLDESSSIRLTYQESITEEHLSIIDQTAHKILKVLNTELL
- a CDS encoding Fic family protein — its product is MDWKKYIEKINAIQKEIAQLPPLSVEQKSKLWYRIRLDWNYHSNAMEGNTLTISETATLLVHGYHAGNKLGRHYEEMKLHNDVLFYLLDIVREDRAINATLIRELHAAMMGENYNIDAQDPNGNLIQVNGRPGQYKNKPNFVERGTKKYSYTSVEDVEPKMQELVEWLRIEEEKKELHPVQIATTFHVRFVTIHPFDDGNGRIGRILMNLILMRAELAPAIIPREDKPTYLDALVIAQDTKLKNQVPLLNLIAKETFNAMELRLKAYRGESLERQDDWEKEVALLKQELEAVKSPVLKMSAELIRDCVLGSIEPLFHRFAEKMNDNFDHFFLEHETFYGVDQTDYDNKEAFEEELMKKVNPTTLDIQEVRVGIRLKGFKLPDYENFSINEAIKVHFSNYNYEVFIDGRQKDSNIIKRYSEAVSQEEGNALIAQVGKKVTARIQHIVQRAKNENNNGN
- a CDS encoding restriction endonuclease subunit S; the encoded protein is METRQGYQKTKLGWIPENWGEDNLGNLSTYTKGYAFKSKDYCENGIRVIRISDTNANSIKDSNPIYISEGKALTFEKWKLYTNDLVFTTVGSRPPLYDSMVGKVIKVEEKYSDSLLNQNAVIIRGIEKQINQIFLFNQFKTKRYLRYIETIVRGNANQVSITLKDLFKFRIPLPPLPEQKKIAQILSTWDKAIEKKTQLIEQKKLLKKGLMQQLLTGKTRFDGFVQNHKFQKSKLDDFSLDWEMVKLGDLYDRLSTGMTPSRKYLEYFQGDILWVTSGELNYNVVTDTVEKITRVAQEKTNLKIYPKGTFFIAITGLEASGTRGRCAILGKEATTNQSCMAFPVNEAIDTMFLFHFYCHYGAKIAFRFAQGTKQQSLNSSIVKSIKIPLPTIEEQKKIASVLTKANNEIIKLEEQLIQLQQQKKGLMQQLLTGATRVSV